In a single window of the Blastopirellula retiformator genome:
- a CDS encoding sialidase family protein, with product MNLLSLTACGNDIMQNLRCKCYTALTLLITLAAAHAEERDFANITPEQAKAYEIEVMESIADLALIPPTLNTMPLPKYGLDKLDYGMTIGIAQTPGGRIWASWVAGGDSPKAFFVLASSDDNGETWSPPRLVVDSHSPSLPMDRSVLVGNLWTDPLGRLWLIFDQSMEMFDGRAGVWATVCENPDADQPVWSKPRRIWHGVTLNKPTVLSTGEWMLPISLDQRPGFGKFKRCFTELDPLRGANVFVSTDQGETWQRRGAATFPNPDWHEHMIVERKDGSLWMLARTAKGIMETTSPDGGKTWAEPTEPKGIRQPNARFHVRRLASGKILLIKHGDQIDDHHGRVQLSAWLSNDEGKTWTGGLILDERKGVSYPDGFQAADGTIYISYDRNRATDGEILLARFTEADIEAGKLVSEQGKLKMLISKPLGGKK from the coding sequence ATGAACCTGCTTTCGCTCACAGCCTGCGGAAACGACATCATGCAGAACTTAAGATGCAAATGTTACACGGCACTAACTCTCCTTATCACTCTTGCTGCCGCCCATGCCGAAGAACGCGACTTTGCTAACATCACGCCCGAACAAGCGAAAGCCTACGAAATCGAAGTGATGGAATCGATCGCCGATCTCGCGCTGATTCCTCCGACACTCAACACCATGCCGCTGCCAAAGTACGGGCTCGACAAGCTTGACTATGGCATGACGATCGGCATCGCTCAGACGCCCGGTGGGCGGATCTGGGCCAGTTGGGTCGCTGGGGGTGATAGCCCCAAGGCGTTCTTTGTGTTGGCCAGCAGTGACGACAACGGCGAGACCTGGTCGCCGCCGCGACTTGTTGTTGATTCGCATTCGCCGTCGCTGCCGATGGACCGCAGCGTGCTGGTTGGCAATCTGTGGACCGATCCGCTGGGACGACTCTGGCTGATTTTTGATCAGTCGATGGAGATGTTTGACGGGCGGGCCGGCGTGTGGGCGACCGTTTGCGAGAACCCGGACGCCGATCAGCCGGTCTGGTCAAAACCGCGGCGGATCTGGCATGGGGTAACGCTGAACAAGCCGACCGTGTTGTCGACCGGCGAGTGGATGCTGCCGATCTCGCTCGACCAACGGCCCGGCTTTGGCAAGTTCAAACGTTGCTTTACCGAGCTTGATCCGCTGCGCGGCGCCAATGTCTTCGTTTCGACCGACCAGGGAGAAACGTGGCAGCGCCGCGGCGCCGCCACTTTCCCCAACCCTGACTGGCACGAGCATATGATCGTTGAGCGGAAGGATGGTTCGCTCTGGATGCTCGCCCGGACGGCGAAAGGGATTATGGAGACGACCTCGCCCGATGGCGGCAAGACCTGGGCCGAACCAACCGAGCCGAAAGGGATTCGCCAACCGAACGCCCGATTCCATGTGCGGCGTTTGGCCAGCGGCAAGATCTTGCTGATCAAACATGGCGACCAGATCGACGACCACCACGGCCGCGTGCAACTATCGGCCTGGCTATCAAACGATGAAGGCAAAACGTGGACCGGCGGGCTGATCCTCGACGAGCGCAAGGGAGTCAGCTATCCCGACGGCTTTCAGGCGGCGGACGGGACGATCTACATCTCGTACGACCGCAACCGCGCGACCGACGGGGAGATCCTATTGGCCCGATTTACCGAAGCCGACATCGAAGCGGGGAAGCTGGTGAGCGAGCAGGGGAAGCTGAAGATGCTGATCAGCAAACCGCTAGGCGGGAAGAAATAA
- the thpR gene encoding RNA 2',3'-cyclic phosphodiesterase encodes MNVTRCFIAMAVTDEVKRRAQDLIRLLAASEADVKWVEPENMHITLSFLGDVTPEETVDISRAAMRGAERVASFDFTIAGAGAFPDIERPRTLWLGMTQGEERFCDMQHAIAEELADIGYPETARKFHPHLSLGRIKRPTPQLKNLTELLKEHAHFEAGVSPAMEASIYASQLERRGPKYTLIGHAELG; translated from the coding sequence ATGAACGTCACGCGCTGCTTTATCGCGATGGCCGTCACTGACGAAGTAAAACGCCGCGCTCAAGACCTGATCCGCCTGCTGGCCGCCAGCGAAGCGGACGTCAAATGGGTCGAGCCGGAAAACATGCACATCACCCTCAGCTTCCTGGGGGATGTGACGCCGGAAGAAACGGTCGACATCAGCCGGGCCGCGATGCGCGGCGCCGAAAGAGTTGCGTCGTTCGACTTCACCATCGCTGGCGCCGGGGCATTCCCCGATATCGAACGTCCCCGCACGCTGTGGCTGGGTATGACGCAAGGCGAAGAGCGGTTCTGCGACATGCAGCATGCCATCGCTGAAGAACTGGCCGATATCGGCTACCCCGAAACGGCCCGCAAGTTTCACCCGCACCTCTCGCTGGGCCGCATCAAACGCCCCACGCCGCAGCTAAAGAATCTCACCGAGCTGCTGAAAGAACACGCCCACTTCGAAGCGGGCGTCAGCCCCGCGATGGAAGCGAGCATCTACGCCAGTCAACTGGAACGACGCGGGCCGAAGTACACGCTGATTGGGCATGCGGAGTTGGGGTGA
- a CDS encoding PfkB family carbohydrate kinase, with the protein MPLLVVGSIALDSVHTPTEAREDVLGGSAVYFSYAASYFTGVKLVGVVGEDWPAAHTELLQARNVDTKGLEIVKGGETFRWTGKYQSNMNDRDTLEVHLNVLEDFSPTLPEDFCRSPFLFLANGAPSTQMKVLQQMTGPKLVVADTMDLWIEIARDDLEAMLKKVDGLVLNDSEAKKLTEDENLVRAGRKVLEMGPKFVVLKKGEHGAMFFSEHETYVMPAYPTEEVVDPTGAGDSFAGGMMGYLAEKNDFSPAALKEAMAYGTVVASFNVEDFSLEKMKKIERAEVDARFAEYRQMLSF; encoded by the coding sequence ATGCCACTGCTCGTCGTCGGTTCTATCGCCCTGGATAGCGTTCACACCCCCACCGAAGCCCGCGAAGACGTGCTCGGCGGTTCGGCCGTTTATTTCTCGTATGCGGCCAGCTATTTCACCGGCGTCAAACTGGTCGGCGTCGTCGGCGAAGATTGGCCCGCCGCCCATACCGAACTGCTGCAGGCCCGCAACGTCGATACCAAGGGTTTGGAAATCGTCAAAGGGGGCGAGACCTTCCGCTGGACCGGCAAGTACCAGTCGAACATGAACGACCGCGACACGCTGGAAGTTCATCTGAACGTGCTGGAAGACTTCAGCCCGACCTTGCCCGAAGACTTCTGCCGTAGCCCCTTCCTGTTTCTGGCCAACGGCGCTCCGTCGACCCAGATGAAGGTGCTACAGCAGATGACCGGGCCGAAGCTGGTCGTCGCCGACACGATGGACCTGTGGATCGAGATCGCCCGCGACGATCTGGAAGCGATGCTGAAGAAGGTCGACGGCCTGGTGCTGAACGACAGCGAAGCGAAGAAGCTGACCGAAGACGAGAACCTAGTTCGCGCCGGCCGCAAGGTGCTGGAGATGGGGCCGAAGTTCGTCGTGCTGAAGAAGGGGGAACATGGCGCCATGTTCTTCTCGGAGCACGAAACCTACGTGATGCCCGCTTACCCGACCGAAGAAGTGGTCGACCCGACCGGCGCCGGCGACAGCTTTGCCGGCGGCATGATGGGTTACCTGGCCGAGAAGAACGACTTCTCGCCGGCCGCCCTGAAAGAAGCGATGGCGTACGGCACGGTCGTCGCCAGCTTCAATGTCGAAGACTTCAGCCTCGAAAAGATGAAGAAGATCGAACGAGCCGAAGTTGACGCCCGATTCGCCGAGTACCGTCAAATGCTCAGCTTCTAA
- a CDS encoding DUF3891 family protein, producing MIVREAIDKFGEPVFQLIFQTAHAHVSGRFAEAWGAGPFLDLPCRVNTLPAIYHHDDGWDQWDPLPRVDPETGRPMSFLDMPHEEAETIWRHSIDAVAPWGPLAQYIVARHFSILRSESHSANTPGGRAFLYHYEKKCAYWLAGWMASDRDRSEERAQRALEELRFFDWISLWFCIAERTEPHQMETPDKIPLQIQPQGDGRFTISPWPWKVNEIDLSIMAREIPRKSYSSDKALQAEQGRITTLRWELVPGG from the coding sequence ATGATTGTACGCGAAGCTATCGACAAATTCGGTGAGCCGGTTTTTCAGCTCATTTTTCAGACTGCCCATGCGCATGTCTCAGGCCGCTTTGCCGAAGCCTGGGGCGCCGGGCCGTTTCTCGATTTGCCCTGCCGCGTGAACACCTTGCCGGCGATCTACCATCATGACGACGGCTGGGACCAGTGGGATCCGCTGCCGCGGGTCGATCCCGAGACCGGCCGCCCGATGTCGTTTCTCGACATGCCGCATGAAGAGGCCGAGACGATCTGGCGGCATTCGATTGACGCCGTCGCGCCTTGGGGACCGCTGGCGCAGTACATTGTCGCCCGGCATTTCTCGATCCTGCGGTCCGAAAGTCACTCGGCCAATACGCCCGGCGGCCGGGCCTTTCTGTATCACTACGAAAAGAAATGCGCGTACTGGCTGGCTGGTTGGATGGCCAGCGATCGCGATCGGAGCGAAGAGCGGGCGCAGCGGGCCTTGGAAGAGCTCCGCTTCTTCGACTGGATCAGCCTCTGGTTCTGCATTGCCGAGCGGACCGAGCCCCACCAGATGGAGACGCCGGACAAGATCCCGCTGCAGATTCAGCCGCAGGGAGACGGGCGATTCACCATTTCGCCGTGGCCCTGGAAAGTGAACGAGATCGATCTGTCGATTATGGCTCGCGAAATCCCGCGGAAGTCCTACTCCAGCGACAAAGCGCTCCAGGCCGAGCAAGGGCGAATCACCACTCTCCGCTGGGAACTCGTCCCAGGCGGCTAG